A single Rhopalosiphum padi isolate XX-2018 chromosome 4, ASM2088224v1, whole genome shotgun sequence DNA region contains:
- the LOC132928462 gene encoding uncharacterized protein LOC132928462 isoform X2 produces MPNKLCLIQNSCDIMVNDTDYQQLNINADTMLDNDYEPGNLFLNFIYTNSNVLVNEQEGNNFDNYENNEEVQEIYESDINIEQPNNIWDDNSIRYLIYCWSKLRDQFANCPDKKKETLWQHVSERLVDHGFYFDAQACDIKWRSLKKVYMYNKTRNCKKDGNKHQVTWNHYSEMDKAIKGIPYDISDIENDDDDVDNNGENEDDDDSTRENVDNIGEYENADSTRSYVDKCQWTVDSTRELIRLYGKDRKKFSAVNQGGKHMLWEDIAHQFSQLGYQYSANNCNDKWRNLKMTYKKNKQRAIKYGIEYVKWCYFKDMDNIFKNTPEESSELNDMITVSLIDDELVDIKKENEDYENLNVVETNEINEEEPNESLNASTSDIWTEQATKCLIELWGLYRPRFLLAAQGKKRLLWNEISNQLRQNGHNYSGLVCDRKWRLLKANYVKRREKYKKLGVNSVKWQYYHDLDRLLGVPAESISWSMDSTMCLIDCFDNHKEKFMNAATGEKLLIWKQISEEMSQNGFNYTPRACDNKWRTLKNRYNKNRMRTNRNKKVIWVYYNKIDSVLRGLKDEFDNGDENNQTNEVNELDEHNYIRTSKPSCSNKTNSISELQTMFRLRNKEFDQRLKEMEDNLNSREKVFEGLQLQMLEALKKSNELETHKLKLLEQLVSRLPPRDS; encoded by the exons ATgccaaataaattatgtttaattcagAATTCTTGTGATATTATGGTCAATGATACAGATTATCAACAATTAAATATCAACGCAGATACAATGTTAGACAATGATTACGAAcctggtaatttatttttaaattttatatacaccaacagcaatg ttttgGTAAATGAACAAGAaggaaataattttgataactaCGAAAACAATGAAGAAGTGCAAGAAATTTATGAaagtgatattaatattgaGCAACCTAACA ACATTTGGGACGATAATTCAATCCGTTACTTAATTTACTGTTGGAGTAAATTGAGAGATCAGTTTGCAAATTGTCCAGATAAAAAGAAGGAAACACTATGGCAACATGTATCAGAGCGTTTGGTAGATcatggtttttattttgatgCACAGGCGTGTGACATTAAATGGCGCAGTCTTAAAAAAGTTTACATGTACAATAAAACCCGTAATTGTAAAAAAGATGGAAATAAACACCAAGTTACTTGGAACCATTATTCTGAAATGGATAAGGCTATTAAAGGAATTCCTTATGATATTTCAG ataTCGAAAATGATGATGACGATGTTGATAACAATGGTGAAAATGAAGATGATGACGACTCAACAAGAGAAAATGTAGATAACATTGGGGAATATGAAAATGCTGATTCAACta GAAGTTATGTTGATAAATGTCAATGGACAGTTGATTCAACTAGGGAATTGATTCGATTGTATGGTAAAGACAGGAAGAAATTTTCAGCTGTCAATCAAGGAGGAAAACATATGTTGTGGGAAGATATTGCACATCAGTTTTCACAGTTAGGATATCAATATTCAGCTAATAATTGTAACGACAAATGGCGTAATTTAAAGATGACCTATAAAAAGAATAAGCAAAGGGCTATTAAATATGGAATAGAATATGTTAAATGGTGTTATTTTAAAGATAtggacaatatatttaaaaacactccAGAAGAAT CTTCCGAACTTAATGATATGATTACAGTATCTTTAATCGATGATGAACTCgttgatattaaaaaagaaaatgaagATTATGAAAACTTAAATGTTGTTGAAACTAATGAAATTAACGAGGAGGAACCTAATGAATCCCTTAATG ctAGCACATCAGATATATGGACTGAACAAGCAACTAAATGTTTGATTGAGTTATGGGGTCTTTACCGTCCACGATTCTTGTTGGCTGCACAAGGCAAAAAACGTTTACTTTGGAATGAAATTAGTAATCAGTTACGCCAAAATGGCCACAACTATTCTGGTCTAGTATGTGATCGTAAATGGCGTCTCTTAAAagcaaattatgtaaaaagaagagaaaaatataaaaaactggGAGTGAACAGTGTAAAATGGCAATACTACCATGATTTAGACAGGTTACTTGGAGTGCCTGCTGAAAGTA tttcCTGGAGTATGGACTCGACTATGTGTTTGATAGATTGCTTTGATAACCACAAAGAAAAGTTTATGAATGCAGCAACTGGAGAAAAGCTCTTGATATGGAAACAAATATCAGAAGAAATGTCTCAAAATGGTTTCAATTATACTCCCAGAGCTTGTGACAACAAATGGCGTACACTGAAAAATCGTTATAACAAAAATAGAATGCGAACAAACAGGAATAAGAAAGTAATTTGGGTGTACTACAATAAAATTGATTCTGTACTTagag gtTTGAAAGATGAATTTGATAATGGTGAcgaaaataatcaaacaaatgaAGTTAATGAATTAGATGAACATAATTACATCAGAACATCCAAACCAAGTTGTTCCAATAAAACAAATTCCATCTCTGAACTACAGACAATGTTTAGGTTGAGAAATAAGGAATTTGACCAAAG GTTGAAGGAAATGGAGGATAATCTTAACAGCAGAGAAAAAGTATTTGAAGGACTTCAATTGCAGATGTTAGAAGCTCTTAAAAAGTCAAATGAATTAGAAACACACAAGTTAAAACTGTTGGAACAATTAGTTTCAAGATTACCACCCCGCGACTCTTAG
- the LOC132928462 gene encoding uncharacterized protein LOC132928462 isoform X3, with the protein MPNKLCLIQNSCDIMVNDTDYQQLNINADTMLDNDYEPGNLFLNFIYTNSNVLVNEQEGNNFDNYENNEEVQEIYESDINIEQPNNIWDDNSIRYLIYCWSKLRDQFANCPDKKKETLWQHVSERLVDHGFYFDAQACDIKWRSLKKVYMYNKTRNCKKDGNKHQVTWNHYSEMDKAIKGIPYDISDIENDDDDVDNNGENEDDDDSTRENVDNIGEYENADSTRSYVDKCQWTVDSTRELIRLYGKDRKKFSAVNQGGKHMLWEDIAHQFSQLGYQYSANNCNDKWRNLKMTYKKNKQRAIKYGIEYVKWCYFKDMDNIFKNTPEELSLIDDELVDIKKENEDYENLNVVETNEINEEEPNESLNASTSDIWTEQATKCLIELWGLYRPRFLLAAQGKKRLLWNEISNQLRQNGHNYSGLVCDRKWRLLKANYVKRREKYKKLGVNSVKWQYYHDLDRLLGVPAESISWSMDSTMCLIDCFDNHKEKFMNAATGEKLLIWKQISEEMSQNGFNYTPRACDNKWRTLKNRYNKNRMRTNRNKKVIWVYYNKIDSVLREINKKGLKDEFDNGDENNQTNEVNELDEHNYIRTSKPSCSNKTNSISELQTMFRLRNKEFDQRLKEMEDNLNSREKVFEGLQLQMLEALKKSNELETHKLKLLEQLVSRLPPRDS; encoded by the exons ATgccaaataaattatgtttaattcagAATTCTTGTGATATTATGGTCAATGATACAGATTATCAACAATTAAATATCAACGCAGATACAATGTTAGACAATGATTACGAAcctggtaatttatttttaaattttatatacaccaacagcaatg ttttgGTAAATGAACAAGAaggaaataattttgataactaCGAAAACAATGAAGAAGTGCAAGAAATTTATGAaagtgatattaatattgaGCAACCTAACA ACATTTGGGACGATAATTCAATCCGTTACTTAATTTACTGTTGGAGTAAATTGAGAGATCAGTTTGCAAATTGTCCAGATAAAAAGAAGGAAACACTATGGCAACATGTATCAGAGCGTTTGGTAGATcatggtttttattttgatgCACAGGCGTGTGACATTAAATGGCGCAGTCTTAAAAAAGTTTACATGTACAATAAAACCCGTAATTGTAAAAAAGATGGAAATAAACACCAAGTTACTTGGAACCATTATTCTGAAATGGATAAGGCTATTAAAGGAATTCCTTATGATATTTCAG ataTCGAAAATGATGATGACGATGTTGATAACAATGGTGAAAATGAAGATGATGACGACTCAACAAGAGAAAATGTAGATAACATTGGGGAATATGAAAATGCTGATTCAACta GAAGTTATGTTGATAAATGTCAATGGACAGTTGATTCAACTAGGGAATTGATTCGATTGTATGGTAAAGACAGGAAGAAATTTTCAGCTGTCAATCAAGGAGGAAAACATATGTTGTGGGAAGATATTGCACATCAGTTTTCACAGTTAGGATATCAATATTCAGCTAATAATTGTAACGACAAATGGCGTAATTTAAAGATGACCTATAAAAAGAATAAGCAAAGGGCTATTAAATATGGAATAGAATATGTTAAATGGTGTTATTTTAAAGATAtggacaatatatttaaaaacactccAGAAGAAT TATCTTTAATCGATGATGAACTCgttgatattaaaaaagaaaatgaagATTATGAAAACTTAAATGTTGTTGAAACTAATGAAATTAACGAGGAGGAACCTAATGAATCCCTTAATG ctAGCACATCAGATATATGGACTGAACAAGCAACTAAATGTTTGATTGAGTTATGGGGTCTTTACCGTCCACGATTCTTGTTGGCTGCACAAGGCAAAAAACGTTTACTTTGGAATGAAATTAGTAATCAGTTACGCCAAAATGGCCACAACTATTCTGGTCTAGTATGTGATCGTAAATGGCGTCTCTTAAAagcaaattatgtaaaaagaagagaaaaatataaaaaactggGAGTGAACAGTGTAAAATGGCAATACTACCATGATTTAGACAGGTTACTTGGAGTGCCTGCTGAAAGTA tttcCTGGAGTATGGACTCGACTATGTGTTTGATAGATTGCTTTGATAACCACAAAGAAAAGTTTATGAATGCAGCAACTGGAGAAAAGCTCTTGATATGGAAACAAATATCAGAAGAAATGTCTCAAAATGGTTTCAATTATACTCCCAGAGCTTGTGACAACAAATGGCGTACACTGAAAAATCGTTATAACAAAAATAGAATGCGAACAAACAGGAATAAGAAAGTAATTTGGGTGTACTACAATAAAATTGATTCTGTACTTagag aaattaataaaaaaggtTTGAAAGATGAATTTGATAATGGTGAcgaaaataatcaaacaaatgaAGTTAATGAATTAGATGAACATAATTACATCAGAACATCCAAACCAAGTTGTTCCAATAAAACAAATTCCATCTCTGAACTACAGACAATGTTTAGGTTGAGAAATAAGGAATTTGACCAAAG GTTGAAGGAAATGGAGGATAATCTTAACAGCAGAGAAAAAGTATTTGAAGGACTTCAATTGCAGATGTTAGAAGCTCTTAAAAAGTCAAATGAATTAGAAACACACAAGTTAAAACTGTTGGAACAATTAGTTTCAAGATTACCACCCCGCGACTCTTAG
- the LOC132928462 gene encoding uncharacterized protein LOC132928462 isoform X4, with amino-acid sequence MPNKLCLIQNSCDIMVNDTDYQQLNINADTMLDNDYEPVLVNEQEGNNFDNYENNEEVQEIYESDINIEQPNNIWDDNSIRYLIYCWSKLRDQFANCPDKKKETLWQHVSERLVDHGFYFDAQACDIKWRSLKKVYMYNKTRNCKKDGNKHQVTWNHYSEMDKAIKGIPYDISDIENDDDDVDNNGENEDDDDSTRENVDNIGEYENADSTRSYVDKCQWTVDSTRELIRLYGKDRKKFSAVNQGGKHMLWEDIAHQFSQLGYQYSANNCNDKWRNLKMTYKKNKQRAIKYGIEYVKWCYFKDMDNIFKNTPEESSELNDMITVSLIDDELVDIKKENEDYENLNVVETNEINEEEPNESLNASTSDIWTEQATKCLIELWGLYRPRFLLAAQGKKRLLWNEISNQLRQNGHNYSGLVCDRKWRLLKANYVKRREKYKKLGVNSVKWQYYHDLDRLLGVPAESISWSMDSTMCLIDCFDNHKEKFMNAATGEKLLIWKQISEEMSQNGFNYTPRACDNKWRTLKNRYNKNRMRTNRNKKVIWVYYNKIDSVLREINKKGLKDEFDNGDENNQTNEVNELDEHNYIRTSKPSCSNKTNSISELQTMFRLRNKEFDQRLKEMEDNLNSREKVFEGLQLQMLEALKKSNELETHKLKLLEQLVSRLPPRDS; translated from the exons ATgccaaataaattatgtttaattcagAATTCTTGTGATATTATGGTCAATGATACAGATTATCAACAATTAAATATCAACGCAGATACAATGTTAGACAATGATTACGAAcctg ttttgGTAAATGAACAAGAaggaaataattttgataactaCGAAAACAATGAAGAAGTGCAAGAAATTTATGAaagtgatattaatattgaGCAACCTAACA ACATTTGGGACGATAATTCAATCCGTTACTTAATTTACTGTTGGAGTAAATTGAGAGATCAGTTTGCAAATTGTCCAGATAAAAAGAAGGAAACACTATGGCAACATGTATCAGAGCGTTTGGTAGATcatggtttttattttgatgCACAGGCGTGTGACATTAAATGGCGCAGTCTTAAAAAAGTTTACATGTACAATAAAACCCGTAATTGTAAAAAAGATGGAAATAAACACCAAGTTACTTGGAACCATTATTCTGAAATGGATAAGGCTATTAAAGGAATTCCTTATGATATTTCAG ataTCGAAAATGATGATGACGATGTTGATAACAATGGTGAAAATGAAGATGATGACGACTCAACAAGAGAAAATGTAGATAACATTGGGGAATATGAAAATGCTGATTCAACta GAAGTTATGTTGATAAATGTCAATGGACAGTTGATTCAACTAGGGAATTGATTCGATTGTATGGTAAAGACAGGAAGAAATTTTCAGCTGTCAATCAAGGAGGAAAACATATGTTGTGGGAAGATATTGCACATCAGTTTTCACAGTTAGGATATCAATATTCAGCTAATAATTGTAACGACAAATGGCGTAATTTAAAGATGACCTATAAAAAGAATAAGCAAAGGGCTATTAAATATGGAATAGAATATGTTAAATGGTGTTATTTTAAAGATAtggacaatatatttaaaaacactccAGAAGAAT CTTCCGAACTTAATGATATGATTACAGTATCTTTAATCGATGATGAACTCgttgatattaaaaaagaaaatgaagATTATGAAAACTTAAATGTTGTTGAAACTAATGAAATTAACGAGGAGGAACCTAATGAATCCCTTAATG ctAGCACATCAGATATATGGACTGAACAAGCAACTAAATGTTTGATTGAGTTATGGGGTCTTTACCGTCCACGATTCTTGTTGGCTGCACAAGGCAAAAAACGTTTACTTTGGAATGAAATTAGTAATCAGTTACGCCAAAATGGCCACAACTATTCTGGTCTAGTATGTGATCGTAAATGGCGTCTCTTAAAagcaaattatgtaaaaagaagagaaaaatataaaaaactggGAGTGAACAGTGTAAAATGGCAATACTACCATGATTTAGACAGGTTACTTGGAGTGCCTGCTGAAAGTA tttcCTGGAGTATGGACTCGACTATGTGTTTGATAGATTGCTTTGATAACCACAAAGAAAAGTTTATGAATGCAGCAACTGGAGAAAAGCTCTTGATATGGAAACAAATATCAGAAGAAATGTCTCAAAATGGTTTCAATTATACTCCCAGAGCTTGTGACAACAAATGGCGTACACTGAAAAATCGTTATAACAAAAATAGAATGCGAACAAACAGGAATAAGAAAGTAATTTGGGTGTACTACAATAAAATTGATTCTGTACTTagag aaattaataaaaaaggtTTGAAAGATGAATTTGATAATGGTGAcgaaaataatcaaacaaatgaAGTTAATGAATTAGATGAACATAATTACATCAGAACATCCAAACCAAGTTGTTCCAATAAAACAAATTCCATCTCTGAACTACAGACAATGTTTAGGTTGAGAAATAAGGAATTTGACCAAAG GTTGAAGGAAATGGAGGATAATCTTAACAGCAGAGAAAAAGTATTTGAAGGACTTCAATTGCAGATGTTAGAAGCTCTTAAAAAGTCAAATGAATTAGAAACACACAAGTTAAAACTGTTGGAACAATTAGTTTCAAGATTACCACCCCGCGACTCTTAG
- the LOC132928462 gene encoding uncharacterized protein LOC132928462 isoform X1: MPNKLCLIQNSCDIMVNDTDYQQLNINADTMLDNDYEPGNLFLNFIYTNSNVLVNEQEGNNFDNYENNEEVQEIYESDINIEQPNNIWDDNSIRYLIYCWSKLRDQFANCPDKKKETLWQHVSERLVDHGFYFDAQACDIKWRSLKKVYMYNKTRNCKKDGNKHQVTWNHYSEMDKAIKGIPYDISDIENDDDDVDNNGENEDDDDSTRENVDNIGEYENADSTRSYVDKCQWTVDSTRELIRLYGKDRKKFSAVNQGGKHMLWEDIAHQFSQLGYQYSANNCNDKWRNLKMTYKKNKQRAIKYGIEYVKWCYFKDMDNIFKNTPEESSELNDMITVSLIDDELVDIKKENEDYENLNVVETNEINEEEPNESLNASTSDIWTEQATKCLIELWGLYRPRFLLAAQGKKRLLWNEISNQLRQNGHNYSGLVCDRKWRLLKANYVKRREKYKKLGVNSVKWQYYHDLDRLLGVPAESISWSMDSTMCLIDCFDNHKEKFMNAATGEKLLIWKQISEEMSQNGFNYTPRACDNKWRTLKNRYNKNRMRTNRNKKVIWVYYNKIDSVLREINKKGLKDEFDNGDENNQTNEVNELDEHNYIRTSKPSCSNKTNSISELQTMFRLRNKEFDQRLKEMEDNLNSREKVFEGLQLQMLEALKKSNELETHKLKLLEQLVSRLPPRDS; encoded by the exons ATgccaaataaattatgtttaattcagAATTCTTGTGATATTATGGTCAATGATACAGATTATCAACAATTAAATATCAACGCAGATACAATGTTAGACAATGATTACGAAcctggtaatttatttttaaattttatatacaccaacagcaatg ttttgGTAAATGAACAAGAaggaaataattttgataactaCGAAAACAATGAAGAAGTGCAAGAAATTTATGAaagtgatattaatattgaGCAACCTAACA ACATTTGGGACGATAATTCAATCCGTTACTTAATTTACTGTTGGAGTAAATTGAGAGATCAGTTTGCAAATTGTCCAGATAAAAAGAAGGAAACACTATGGCAACATGTATCAGAGCGTTTGGTAGATcatggtttttattttgatgCACAGGCGTGTGACATTAAATGGCGCAGTCTTAAAAAAGTTTACATGTACAATAAAACCCGTAATTGTAAAAAAGATGGAAATAAACACCAAGTTACTTGGAACCATTATTCTGAAATGGATAAGGCTATTAAAGGAATTCCTTATGATATTTCAG ataTCGAAAATGATGATGACGATGTTGATAACAATGGTGAAAATGAAGATGATGACGACTCAACAAGAGAAAATGTAGATAACATTGGGGAATATGAAAATGCTGATTCAACta GAAGTTATGTTGATAAATGTCAATGGACAGTTGATTCAACTAGGGAATTGATTCGATTGTATGGTAAAGACAGGAAGAAATTTTCAGCTGTCAATCAAGGAGGAAAACATATGTTGTGGGAAGATATTGCACATCAGTTTTCACAGTTAGGATATCAATATTCAGCTAATAATTGTAACGACAAATGGCGTAATTTAAAGATGACCTATAAAAAGAATAAGCAAAGGGCTATTAAATATGGAATAGAATATGTTAAATGGTGTTATTTTAAAGATAtggacaatatatttaaaaacactccAGAAGAAT CTTCCGAACTTAATGATATGATTACAGTATCTTTAATCGATGATGAACTCgttgatattaaaaaagaaaatgaagATTATGAAAACTTAAATGTTGTTGAAACTAATGAAATTAACGAGGAGGAACCTAATGAATCCCTTAATG ctAGCACATCAGATATATGGACTGAACAAGCAACTAAATGTTTGATTGAGTTATGGGGTCTTTACCGTCCACGATTCTTGTTGGCTGCACAAGGCAAAAAACGTTTACTTTGGAATGAAATTAGTAATCAGTTACGCCAAAATGGCCACAACTATTCTGGTCTAGTATGTGATCGTAAATGGCGTCTCTTAAAagcaaattatgtaaaaagaagagaaaaatataaaaaactggGAGTGAACAGTGTAAAATGGCAATACTACCATGATTTAGACAGGTTACTTGGAGTGCCTGCTGAAAGTA tttcCTGGAGTATGGACTCGACTATGTGTTTGATAGATTGCTTTGATAACCACAAAGAAAAGTTTATGAATGCAGCAACTGGAGAAAAGCTCTTGATATGGAAACAAATATCAGAAGAAATGTCTCAAAATGGTTTCAATTATACTCCCAGAGCTTGTGACAACAAATGGCGTACACTGAAAAATCGTTATAACAAAAATAGAATGCGAACAAACAGGAATAAGAAAGTAATTTGGGTGTACTACAATAAAATTGATTCTGTACTTagag aaattaataaaaaaggtTTGAAAGATGAATTTGATAATGGTGAcgaaaataatcaaacaaatgaAGTTAATGAATTAGATGAACATAATTACATCAGAACATCCAAACCAAGTTGTTCCAATAAAACAAATTCCATCTCTGAACTACAGACAATGTTTAGGTTGAGAAATAAGGAATTTGACCAAAG GTTGAAGGAAATGGAGGATAATCTTAACAGCAGAGAAAAAGTATTTGAAGGACTTCAATTGCAGATGTTAGAAGCTCTTAAAAAGTCAAATGAATTAGAAACACACAAGTTAAAACTGTTGGAACAATTAGTTTCAAGATTACCACCCCGCGACTCTTAG